CTGGCGCCGGGCGACGACGTCGAGATCGAGGTCGTGGGCCTGAGCAGCGTCCGCAACCCCGTCGTCGCCGGTCCTCCGGCGTGAGCGCCGCCGTCGCACCGTTCGACCCCGACATGCCGGCGGCGGCGTGAGCGGGAACCGTCCCAGCCGCCGGGGGTAGCCGCCGTCATGCTCTCGATCACCAGCGGGTCCGACCAGCGGTCCGGCCCGACCCGCTCCCGGCGTCCGGGCGTACCGCTCGCGGTCTCGCTCACGGTCAACGCCGTGGTGATCGCGGCGTTCTTCCGCGCGGTCACGGGCGGCGTCGACTGGAGCGCGCTGTGGCACCCCGGCCGCTCGGCCGAGGTGCGCCCCGAGCGCATCGGCTTCGTGCAGCTGCCGACTCCCGCGCCGCCGACGGTCGGGCGCGACGGCGGCGACGGCCGCCCGAAGAGCGCCACGCCCAGCCGTCGCGCCACGCCGCAGCCGGCCGCCCCGACCGAGGTCCCGACCGGGATCCCGCCCGTGGGCGACCCGACGCCGGCGGACGCTCGCGGCAGCGGCGAGATCGTCGGCTCGGGCGGCGCGACCGAGGGGATCCGCCCCAGCTACACGGATCCGCGCCTCTGGACGCGGCCGGGCGCCGTGGCGACCGCGCCGCGCACCGCCAAGGAGCGCATCGACAGCGTGATCGCCGACCAGTTCACGCCGGTGCGCGACTCGATCCTCGCCGCGCAGGCGCTGGCCGCCGGGCAGCGCGCGCCGGGCGACTGGACGATGAAGGGCCCCGGCGGCAAGTGGGGGATGGACCAGTCCAACATCCACCTCGGGAAGGTGAAGATCCCGAACGCGGTGCTGGCGCTCCTGTCGGGCAACCTGCAGAAGAACCTGCGCGGCAACCCGACCGAGATGATGAACGACCGCCGGCTCGCCGAGGTGCGCGCGGACCTGCTGCGGCACGCCGACCGCGAGATGAGCGAGGACGCCTTCCGGAAGGCCGTGAAGGAGGTCCGCGCCCGCAAGGACCGCGAGCGCGCGGAGCGGCGCAAGGCGCGCGACCAGCAGCCGCCCATCGCCGAGGCGTCGGGCGAGACGCGGCCAGGGAGCGGGACGGCGCCGCAGCGCTGACCCGCCCCACCAGCCAGGCCGAAACGAACGCGGGCGCCTCCGATCCGGAGGCGCCCGCTCGCGTCTTCGGCGATCCGCGCGGACCGACGTCAGGTCGGGATCGCGCCCTCGAAGGCGTCGCGGTCGAAGAACGGCCGGAAGATGCCGCAGACCACGCCCAGCACGGCGAAGTCGTCGGAGGGGCCGACGACGATCTCGCGCTCCGCGGGGTTGGCGGGCTTCAGGACGGTGGCGCCGTCGCGGTGGGTGAGCGTCTTCACCGTCGCGTCCTCGCCCAGCCGCGCCGCGATCACGTCGCCCTCGCCCGCCGGGGTGCTCGGCGAGACCATGACGTAGTCGCCGTCGAGGATGCCGCGGCCCGTCATGCTGTCGCCCTTCACGCGCAGCAGGAAGGCGTCCTCGCCCGGCACGAAGCGCCGGTCGAAGGTGACGAAGCCCTCGCGGCCCTCGGGGAGGAGGGCCGGCTCGCCGGCGTGGATCTTCCCGTAGTACGGGACGGGCTGGATGCGGCTGACGCCCTGGTAGCCCAGGATGCGGACGCCGCGCGAGCGCGACGGATCGCGCTCGATGTAGCCCTTCGACGTGAGTGCCTGCAGGAGGTCGGACACCGTCTTCGTCGACTTGATGCGGAACCGCTTCCCGATCTCGCGGATCGAGGGCTGGTACGTGTTCTCCGCCAGGAAGTCGATCAAATACTGGTACACCTTCCGCTCGATCGGAGTCAGGGGCTCTGCCATCGAATCCTCCGATAGGGGAAACCGCCGACCGGCATCGTAGCCGTTCGGCGGCCCTTCAACTCCGGCCAAGATAGACCCGGCGGACGGGAGCGTCAACGCGCGGCCCGTGCGGAAGCGTACACTCCGTCACACCGTTTGGCAGGTGGCTAGCGCACCGCGGCCGCGATTTGTGCCCGCGCGACGTCGATCCGCGCCAGCGACCGCTCCCGGCCGAGCAGGTCGAGGACGTCGAACATGCCGGGGGTCGCCGTCACGCCGGTGAGGGCGAGCCGGAGCGGCTGGAAGAGCTTGCCCGCGCCCACGCCCTGCCGCTCCGCCTCCTGACGCAGCGCCTGCTCCATGGCGGCGGGCTCCCACGCGGGGAGCGCCTCGAGCGCCGCGCGTACGCCGGCCAGCGCCGCGTCCGCGGTCGCGGGATCCTTCATCCACAGCTTGGCGACGGCGTCGGCGTCGTAGTCCAGCGTGTCGCGCAGGTAGGGCACCGACTGCTTCACCAGCTCGTCGATCGTGCGCGAGCGCACGCGCAGCAGCTCTAGCAGCTTCGCGTACCACTCGGGCCGTGCTGCCAGCGACGCCGCCGTGGCCACGCCGGCCGCCTCCATCGCGGCGCCCACGCGCGGCCCCAGCTCGTCGAGCGGCATGCGCATCAGGTGCTGGCCGTTCATCCACTCCAGCTTCTGCGGATCGAACACCGCGGCCTTCTTCGACAGCCCGTCCTCCGAGAAGAGCGCGACCATCTCGTCGCGCGTCATCACCTCGCGGTCCCCGCCCGGGCTCCAGCCCAGCAGGGCGAGGAAGTTGTTCATCGCCTCGGGCAGGATGCCGAGGTGCTGGTAGTCGCCGACCGCGGTCGCGCCGTGCCGCTTGGAGAGCTTCTTCCCGTCGGTGC
This region of Roseisolibacter agri genomic DNA includes:
- the gltX gene encoding glutamate--tRNA ligase encodes the protein MATVPRLRFAPSPTGYLHVGGARTALFNWLYARKHGGQFLLRVEDTDRARSTDASTRAIFEGLEWLGLDWDEPPVYQGANLERHRADAQRLLDANAAYRCFCTPAELDEQRAAAEARGDAFRYDRRCDRLPADEVQRRVAAGMPFVVRFRMPDGETSWVDLVHGRIAFPNKDIGEGDFIVLRSDATPIYNMAVVSDDIAMDITLVMRGDDHISNTPKQILLYEALGAALPQFAHLPMIHGTDGKKLSKRHGATAVGDYQHLGILPEAMNNFLALLGWSPGGDREVMTRDEMVALFSEDGLSKKAAVFDPQKLEWMNGQHLMRMPLDELGPRVGAAMEAAGVATAASLAARPEWYAKLLELLRVRSRTIDELVKQSVPYLRDTLDYDADAVAKLWMKDPATADAALAGVRAALEALPAWEPAAMEQALRQEAERQGVGAGKLFQPLRLALTGVTATPGMFDVLDLLGRERSLARIDVARAQIAAAVR
- the lexA gene encoding transcriptional repressor LexA, whose protein sequence is MAEPLTPIERKVYQYLIDFLAENTYQPSIREIGKRFRIKSTKTVSDLLQALTSKGYIERDPSRSRGVRILGYQGVSRIQPVPYYGKIHAGEPALLPEGREGFVTFDRRFVPGEDAFLLRVKGDSMTGRGILDGDYVMVSPSTPAGEGDVIAARLGEDATVKTLTHRDGATVLKPANPAEREIVVGPSDDFAVLGVVCGIFRPFFDRDAFEGAIPT